From one Triticum urartu cultivar G1812 chromosome 3, Tu2.1, whole genome shotgun sequence genomic stretch:
- the LOC125542961 gene encoding titin, which yields MRFRGRIRNFKPKIPETPSRSLSIPAIFLPPPPPQIRFPKSPRLSRFQSRKFSPPPGSFKRFFPPRSNHSAPPREITKPISDQSNLAAPSMEIAGDAVASGGRSIRDLPPLKRFKFVGSNPGSAPCLPLPAKKRGLPPLPEAAPAPACLPAKKRAYAPPLDAVSPACLPAKKRVHVRPPPPEGNAPPPSVSSKKPPLVPVKKLVEVPPLHERVVNAIPSVPAKKRVQAPSPPKYAAAPSPVSVKNQVQMPPRPGSVVAATPAVPAKKRVQAPSPLEHAAPAPAVPAKKRVHAPSPLGYAAAPVAVPAKQRVLVPSCPEGVAAAPSVQANKRVPWQSPPEDASALAPVCLPANKRVMSQFIPPSSSPSMKSDGARVGAVKEVCPQGFVESGAATYPKVANGAEASKMINKPDEVKDQVFQKSRRTNTAKRASDLHCKKLSDVISGMQSEVQAEELKKFEQASDLHCKKLSEVVASMQSEVHAEEPKKFEQTSDLHCKKLPDAVTGTQSEVQAEDLKKFEQTLSDVVGSMQSEVQAEDLKKFEQTSDLHCKKPSDAVNDTQSEVQAEALKKFEQTSDLHCKKLSNVENGEQSEAQAEVLEKFEQTTYLHCKKPPNVVDDEQCQVQAEALKKFDRAIDPEMAAPASEKEHMKEDEEVATERKQDALAEEEEDGILCAVCRSTDGDPSDPIVFCDGCDLMVHATCYGNPLAQSIPDGDWFCSLCSAGAAGKKGKPARPPCRLCPARGGAMKRTTDGAWAHIACALLVPEVFFRDPDGREAIDCSLVPGRRFTRRCYICESSRGCALECSQPRCDLGFHVSCGLNGGLCIEYREEKGGGVVAGFCREHTKLWEKQQLTGKYKIVSRGQQ from the exons ATGCGCTTCCGCGGCCGGATTCGAAATTTCAAGCCTAAAATCCCCGAGACGCCATCGCGTTCCCTCTCCATCCCGGCAATCTTCCTCCCACCGCCCCCTCCTCAAATTCGTTTCCCCAAATCCCCGCGCTTGTCTCGATTCCAATCCCGGAAATTTTCGCCTCCGCCGGGATCATTTAAGCGCTTCTTCCCTCCTCGGTCAAATCACTCCGCGCCACCCCGCGAAATCACGAAGCCAATCTCAGACCAGTCCAATCTCGCCGCCCCGTCCATGGAGATCGCCGGGGACGCCGTGGCGAGCGGTGGCCGCAGCATCCGCGACCTGCCGCCGCTGAAGCGGTTCAAGTTCGTCGGCTCCAACCCCGGGTCGGCGCCGTGCCTGCCGCTGCCGGCCAAGAAGCGCGGGCTCCCGCCGCTGCCGGAGGCGGCGCCTGCCCCTGCCTGCCTTCCGGCGAAGAAGCGCGCGTATGCGCCACCGCTGGATGCCGTCTCACCGGCGTGTCTTCCGGCCAAGAAGCGGGTCCACGTGCGCCCCCCGCCGCCGGAGGGTAACgctcctcctccctccgtctCGTCCAAGAAGCCTCCCCTCGTTCCGGTGAAGAAGCTCGTCGAGGTGCCGCCGCTCCATGAGCGCGTCGTCAACGCCATTCCATCCGTTCCGGCCAAGAAGCGCGTCCAGGCGCCGTCGCCCCCGAAGTACGCTGCTGCTCCTTCCCCCGTCTCGGTGAAGAACCAAGTCCAGATGCCGCCGCGCCCGGGAAGCGTCGTCGCCGCCACCCCAGCCGTCCCGGCGAAGAAGCGCGTCCAGGCCCCGTCGCCCCTGGAGCACGCCGCTCCTGCCCCCGCCGTCCCGGCCAAGAAGCGCGTCCATGCGCCGTCGCCCCTGGGATACGCTGCTGCTCCCGTCGCCGTCCCGGCCAAGCAGCGCGTCCTGGTGCCGTCGTGCCCGGAGggcgtcgccgccgccccctccgTCCAGGCCAACAAGCGTGTTCCGTGGCAGTCGCCCCCGGAGGACGCTTCTGCTCTGGCCCCGGTTTGCCTCCCGGCCAATAAGCGCGTGATGTCGCAGTTCATCCCGCCCTCTTCATCTCCATCGATGAAGTCAGATGGGGCTCGCGTCGGTGCCGTCAAAGAAGTCTGTCCTCAAGGCTTCGTTGAAAGCGGCGCCGCCACCTATCCTAAGGTGGCGAATGGTGCTGAAGCGTCCAAGATGATCAACAAGCCCGACGAAGTCAAGGATCAGGTGTTCCAGAAATCCCGCAGAACCAACACTGCAAAGAGAGCTAGTGATCTGCACTGCAAGAAGCTCTCCGATGTCATCAGTGGCATGCAATCTGAAGTTCAGGCCGAAGAGCTCAAGAAATTTGAGCAAGCGAGTGATCTGCACTGCAAGAAGCTCTCTGAAGTCGTCGCTAGCATGCAATCTGAAGTTCATGCCGAAGAGCCCAAGAAATTCGAGCAAACTAGTGATCTGCACTGCAAGAAGCTCCCCGATGCCGTCACTGGCACACAATCTGAAGTTCAGGCCGAAGACCTCAAGAAATTCGAGCAAACGCTTTCTGATGTCGTCGGTAGCATGCAATCTGAAGTTCAAGCCGAAGACCTCAAGAAATTCGAGCAAACTAGTGATCTGCATTGCAAGAAGCCATCCGATGCCGTCAATGACACACAGTCTGAAGTTCAAGCCGAAGCGCTCAAGAAATTCGAGCAAACGAGTGATCTGCACTGCAAGAAGCTGTCCAATGTCGAAAACGGCGAACAGTCTGAAGCTCAAGCCGAAGTGCTCGAGAAGTTCGAGCAGACGACTTATCTGCACTGCAAGAAGCCCCCCAATGTAGTCGATGACGAACAATGTCAAGTTCAAGCCGAAGCGCTCAAGAAATTCGACCGCGCGATTGATCCTGAAATGGCAGCGCCGGCAAGCGAAAAGGAGCACATGAAGGAGGACGAAGAAGTGGCGACCGAGCGAAAGCAAGATGCTCTCGCGGAAGAAGAGGAGGACGGCATCCTCTGCGCGGTGTGCCGGAGCACCGACGGCGACCCGTCGGACCCCATCGTGTTCTGCGACGGGTGCGACCTCATGGTGCACGCCACGTGCTACGGCAACCCGCTGGCCCAGTCCATCCCGGACGGCGACTGGTTCTGCTCGCTCTGCTCCGCCGGCGCCGCGGGGAAGAAGGGCAAGCCGGCACGCCCGCCCTGCCGCCTCTGCCCGGCGAGGGGAGGCGCCATGAAGCGCACCACGGACGGCGCCTGGGCGCACATCGCGTGCGCGCTGCTGGTGCCGGAGGTGTTCTTCCGGGACCCGGACGGGCGCGAGGCCATCGACTGCTCCCTCGTGCCCGGCCGGCGGTTCACCAGGCGCTGCTACATCTGCGAGAGCAGCAGGGGCTGCGCGCTCGAGTGCTCCCAGCCCAGGTGCGACCTCGGGTTCCACGTCTCCTGCGGCCTCAACGGCGGCCTCTGCATCGAGTACCGCGAGGAGAAGGGCGGCGGCGTCGTCGCCGGCTTCTGCAGGGAGCACACCAAGCTCTGGGAGAAG CAACAACTTACTGGCAAGTACAAGATTGTTTCTCGAGGGCAGCAATGA